Genomic window (Jeotgalibacillus haloalkalitolerans):
AACAGCGGTGAAGAATTTTAACAAACAGCTGAGCGGAAGAAATATGGAGAATTCTTTAGGCACTGTAGAATTTGAAGTAAATGAAGAAGGCATTATCCGTAAGATGCAATATTCAACACTTGCCTTTGACTGGGATGGCGTTATCCGTATTGGAGAAGATGACAGAAACTATTATCTGTTCCTCTCCAGAACACACGTTTTATTTTTTCCAAAGCAGCCTGAAGGACTGTCAGAAGCAGATCAGTTACGATTTGAAAGTCTGATTGGACAGGTGAGAAAGCGGATCAGGGAAGAATATCAGCAGAGCAGGGATGCCAGTCAATAAAAGGAGGATTTAACATAGGCAGACTATTCTTTTACAGCGATCAAATTATTGAGTCCCCGGGCAACCAGAGGCTCGACGATATACTATTCAAAGGGATGAATCGTCATACGAAGATCGGCTACATTCCTTCAACAGAAGATCCGGATCGAACGTATTTTCAGACCAAAGCGGACTATTATCGTCATTACGGTGTTGAGGAGATCATGTTTTTCGACCTGTATAGTGACTTTGATTCATCAAAAATTGAGGAGCTGCTGTCATGTGATATCGTCCATCTTTCAGCAGGTAATCCAATTGAATTCCAGTCTGCTTTAGCACATCGTAAAATGGATCAGGTGTTGCGCGAATACTTTAACCGCGGTGGAACCATTGTCGGTGTAAGTGGCGGAGCGGTTCAACTTGGCAAGTCTATCACGCTGTTTCAGCTGTTTACAGGGGAGTCAGGTCGGAAGCTCAAAGGTCTG
Coding sequences:
- a CDS encoding Type 1 glutamine amidotransferase-like domain-containing protein, encoding MESPGNQRLDDILFKGMNRHTKIGYIPSTEDPDRTYFQTKADYYRHYGVEEIMFFDLYSDFDSSKIEELLSCDIVHLSAGNPIEFQSALAHRKMDQVLREYFNRGGTIVGVSGGAVQLGKSITLFQLFTGESGRKLKGLQLADFEFLPHYNRWDDAFKKKVEQYAVETGITVYAGNDGDGMVVEDGHIQFIGEIKIING
- a CDS encoding YcxB family protein, whose translation is MIQFKTTYTTQDYVDMQVKLQTLTGDLNNLKKRSTISLMLIVIILSWTFDLFSSLFGGIAAVLMIIAAGLIMPNLLEKTAVKNFNKQLSGRNMENSLGTVEFEVNEEGIIRKMQYSTLAFDWDGVIRIGEDDRNYYLFLSRTHVLFFPKQPEGLSEADQLRFESLIGQVRKRIREEYQQSRDASQ